The Dasypus novemcinctus isolate mDasNov1 chromosome 12, mDasNov1.1.hap2, whole genome shotgun sequence genome includes a window with the following:
- the LOC101418382 gene encoding olfactory receptor 8S1-like produces the protein MALGNHSTINEFILLGLSADPHIQALLFVLFLQMYLLTLTGNLMLLLVTRADPHLHTPMYFFLRHLSFLDLCFSSVTVPKLLENLLSQKKTISVKGCLAQVFFLIVSGGTEICLLAAMAYDRFAAICHPLLYGQVMNSLLCQGLAWGSWALGFLDALLNILPATNLDFCGDYTIAHYSCDLPSLFPLSCSDVSTSFTLVLCSSLLYGIGTSFLIFYSYIRIVSTILRITSSSGRRKAFSTCSSHLTIVLLLYGSAFLRYFLPVSGSPLELIFSVQYSVVTPLVNPLIYSLKNNEVKAAVKRTLKKYLQC, from the coding sequence ATGGCCTTGGGGAACCATAGCACCATCAACGAGTTCATCCTCCTGGGTCTGTCTGCTGATCCACACATCCAGGCTCTGCTCTTTGTGCTGTTTTTGCAAATGTACCTCCTAACATTGACAGGGAACCTGATGCTGCTGCTGGTGACCAGGGCAGATCCTCAtctccacacccccatgtacttcttcctcagaCACCTCTCTTTCCTGGATCTTTGCTTTTCTTCTGTCACAGTGCCAAAGCTGCTGGAGAATCTGTTGTCTCAGAAGAAAACCATCTCTGTGAAGGGCTGCCTGGCTCAAGTCTTCTTTTTGATTGTGAGTGGAGGCACTGAAATCTGCCTGCTGGCAgctatggcctatgaccgctttgcTGCCATCTGCCATCCTCTGCTCTATGGCCAGGTGATGAACAGCCTGCTCTGTCAGGGGCTGGCTTGGGGTTCCTGGGCCCTGGGCTTTTTGGATGCACTCTTGAACATCCTTCCTGCTACGAACTTAGACTTCTGTGGAGATTATACCATTGCCCACTACAGCTGTGACctgccctctctcttccctctatCCTGCTCTGATGTCTCCACCAGTTTTACTCTCGTGCTCTGCTCCAGTCTCCTCTATGGGATTGGAACTAGTTTCCTGATCTTCTACTCTTACATACGCATTGTCTCCACGATCTTGAGAATCACCTCCTCCTCAGGCAGAAGGAAGGCCTTCTCCACATGCTCCTCCCATCTCACTATAGTCCTTCTGTTGTATGGCTCAGCTTTCCTTCGCTATTTCTTGCCAGTCTCAGGATCACCACTGGAGTTGATCTTCTCTGTACAGTACAGTGTGGTTACTCCCTTAGTGAATCCCCTCATCTATAGCCTGAAAAACAATGAGGTGAAAGCAGCTGTGAAAAGGACCTTAAAAAAATATCTACAATGTTAG